The following DNA comes from Lemur catta isolate mLemCat1 chromosome 19, mLemCat1.pri, whole genome shotgun sequence.
TGGGGAAGGGGCCCCACTCACTGGATCTCACGGAACGCCCGCTTCTCCACAAGCTTCACTTTGTACTTGCGCTTGAACCTGGAGAAAGGACAAAGGAGCCATTGGTGACCCATGACCTTGCCAAGCTCAGGGGTGGGTTCCAGATGCCCTCACCCCCACCGCAGGCCCAAGGCCCTCACTTGGCTCTCTCACGAGGCTCGATCATATTCCTCCTCTGGAAGCTCTTGAACCGGTCTCGGAGGATGTTGCCCTCGGGCTGCGGGACAGAGAGGGCGGGAGGCCTCAGCGGGGCCTGGCAGAAGCCCGACGGCCTTGGacgctggggggggggggggggtcccggCGGGGCTCAGGCCCTTCATTCAGTCTCCCCAGCGCTGCCTCGGGATCAGCAGGCACTCAGCCTGGCCCCGAGCTCACGGAGCTGGGTCCTGGGGGGCGATGGCCACTGACCCACGGCTGCCTCTCAGCTGGGCACGGAGGAACCCACAGGACAGACGCTGCTAAGGCAGCGCAAGAGGGAAGGCCCGGGAGAGGGACAACAGCGCAAAGGCCGGGTCCCAGGGAGAAGGCGCACGGCCCACTGAGACACAGCTGGCTGGAGCCCCAAGGCCAGGCCATGCGAGGCTTGTGGCTGTGGGGAGGAGCTGGGCTTCctctgggcactggggagccacagCAGGTTCTCAGCTGGGGATGGACAGCGTTGTTTTGAGCTTTAGGAAGGTCCCTTTAGTCCTGAAGGTGAGAGGGGGGCCAGGAGATGGAACTGCAACAGGGGACCCAGCTGGAGGAAAGGCCCTCTGAAGGCCACAGGCCCAAACACCACCCGGCCCCTCACCCCAGGACCCTGTGCCCTCAGCCCCCGGGCATTGGCTCCAACCAGCCTGGCCCGGGGGCAGCCATGGTGTCGCCCACAGCCCCTGGGGGGCACGGGGAGCAAGGATGGGTGTCATCACTGGGCACAGACCCCCACAGCACCACGCTGCCCCGGACAAGCAAGTACCTTCAGGGTCCTGAGCGAGTCCGACAGCTCCGAGCTGAGCTGCACGTCAATGTCGGGGGCCTGATACCTGGACAGCAGGAGGCAGGTGGTCGGGGGACTCAGTCCCTGGCAGGGCTCAGGGACACCAAGTCCAAAGCCCCGTCCCGGGGAAGGGTGGGCCTCTGAGAACACAGGGCTCTGGGGGGCTCTCAGGAGGGGGACTCCTGAGCAAAGGCAGGAAGGTGTCAGGATGCGGCCTCTggacccctccccccagcctcccctggggAACCCCAGCCCGGGTCTCACTTGAGCCGCCCCAGCCTGCGGGGCTTGTCGGCCTCGGCCAGCCGCTGTGCCTGCCGCCGCCTCCGCCGCAGCGCCAGCTCCGCCAGCCGCCGGGCCACCTGGGCCTTGATCCCGCGGAGCCTGAACAGCTCCTGGTGCCGGAGCCGGGCGGCCCGCACCGCAGCCTGCTGTGCCCgctgtggggacagggtggggttAGGGCCCAGCTGGCACCAGCCAGCCCTGGGGGGCCTTCTGGCCTTTCCCGACCCTTGTCCCTGGTCACATCACCAGCTGCTCCAGTGCTGTCAGACCAGCTATTTTCTGAAACCACCTTAGTCATCCATTTCCTTCTCTGCGTTCCATGAACCTCCCCACTCCCTGACCCTCACAGCGCACCGGGGACCCCTgtacccccagcccagcctgggggctgctgggaaACAGGTCTCGGCAGACAAAGCAGCAGGGAGGATGCCACGCAGCACAAACTGCAGGCACGGGGCAGGAGAGCAGGCTGGTGGCAGGACGGGATTGGGGGGACCAGAGGCCGTGGGCAGCCCGGGCCCGGTGCTCACCAGCCTGCGGGCCTCCTTCtcccgccgccgctgctgctccGTCTTCTTCTCAGCGGTGGCCAGGCGGGCGGGCGCGAGGCCGGCCTCAGCTTCTGCGACCCTGGGGCTCTTGCCCTCGCCCGGCTCCCCCTCGCCATCGGACTCCTCCAGCAGCCCCTCGCAGAGCTCCCGGAACGTGGACTCCTGGGGGACAGGGCAGCGGTGTCAGGGGCAGGGagcgggtggggagggcagggaagcgGGCTGGGCAGGCACGCGGCTCACCTGGGTGGCGGCCTGCTCCCCggtgggcagggccagctgcCGCTCCAGCTTCTCCGCCTCCTTCTGCCGCTGCAGCTCCACCTCATGCGCTGCTGACAGCAGGGTCTGTGAGGGcgcaggggtggggtgaggacgGTGCCTGGGACTGCACAGGCCTGACCCTCTTGCCCCCACCTGTCCCAGAGCCAGCGCCCACAGCCCCTGGCCTcggccctcctcctctcccaccctgctACGGCCGCCAGAGGGCGCTTTTCTGAccaccagccccccaccccctaaCCTCACAGCCACCCTGCCTGTCGCTTCAGGTTCACTTGTGTGAACTGTCCGGGACAGACAAGTCCCTAGAAACAGGAAGCTTGGTGGCTGCCTAAGACTAGGGGAGACGGGGAATTGGGGGGCGATGGATGATGGGCCTGCGGTTTCTCTGAGggggtgatgagaatgttctaaaattaactgAGGTGCCGGCTGCACACTGCTCACTAAAACCCGTCAGATCGTACGCTGTGAGTGGGTGACTGCACGGTACGTAAACCACAGCTCCGCAAAGCAGTCACACAGAGGCAGAAACACACAAAAGACCGATCCTGATGCCTCGTCCTGTAGGGCCCACCCTCCCCTGTCTGGTCCAAGCTGAACACACTGGAGTTAGGTGCGTCCTCCGCTCGGGGCCAACCTTGCCCTTGGAACAGCGAGAGCCCGCGAGGCCCCCGCCGCCTGCTCCTGGCTGGCCGAGAGCCCTTTGCACAAACACTGAACACTGAACGCTGAACACCGTTCAAATGAGCGTCCTGCCTCTGCAGTAATCACCTTGACCTCCCTCCAGTAACCCGTCCTTAGAACGgtgctcctccagggcaggggttTTGTCCCGTTGTTCGCAACACTTGTGCTCAATGTATGTCTGTTAAATGGGAACAGGTCCGGCCCCCACATTGGACAGTGAGCCTGTCAGGacaggcccagggctgcctcGGTCACACCTGAGACCCCAGCACCAGCCAACTCAAGGCTGGCTCCTGGTGAGGGCAATGCCCACTGGGCAGTGGAGCTCAGgtgaggacagggctgggggctgcgtACCTGGTGGTCTTCAAAGGACGGGTTGTAGGAGGCTCCAGCAGGCATCACCTCCACGGCGGGAGCCTGGGAGGGCTTGGTGTGGAGACGTGGTGGCCGCTGGGGAAGACATGGCCGAGGCAGGGTAAGACCACCCTACAGTCTGAgcctgccccctccacccccagtcgTATGTTGAAAGGTAACCGCCAACATTAAGAGGCGGAGCGTTTAGGAAGTGATCACGTCTCAAGAGCTAcacccatgaatgggattaacaCCTTTAAACGACCTGCAGGGGACCTGAGTGCGCCCTCCGCTGCCAGACTGTCTGCGTTCCCCCCTGCCTGGTCTCCACCCAGCAAAGGCCCCCACGGTCACCAGCATAAGCCTGGGGTCACCTGGATGCCCCCCAAGCTCCTCCCACACCAACTACTGGTGAGTCCTGGTGCTTCTGCCCTAGGACTTTGTCCCCAGtcacctgcagccccagcacaGCTGTCGCAGGCCCTACCCTCATGCCCTTGGCTCCCAGGGTCTCTAGCCCTGCTCGCCTGCCCTGCTCCAACCTCCTCGGAGTGGCCACTGGGATCCCACTGCTCTCCCACCCTCTGGTGGTCCCCTAGCCCCACCTCGCCGCACCCAGAATAAACCCCGCCACCAGGCCTGCACCCCTTCCCTGACCACACCGGCCTCCTGAAGGTTTTGGGAACATTCGGTCCCGCTCTGCAGCCTCTGCACTTGCTGTGCCCGACCTGGAGGCTCTCCCATCTCAGGCATGACTTCATCCCTTGCTCCCCCGCACCAGGTCTCCAACCCCACTGGTACCGTATCCTTCCCAGCTGgaccttccctggcctcccctcaCGCATGTCGCTGACCTGCCACCACACCCTGACCTCCCCCCATTAAAGAAccaaccaccccccacccctttaCTCCTTGCTgcaccccagtgcctggcaggaGAAAGAACCTGTTCATGCAAGAAGCTGAACCCTAGAAATTCTAAAGCACCTGGGCTCTGACCCTCGGGGTCTAGCAGCTCAAGATGAAGGCGGCTACAAATCAAACACTAAAACAGATGACACTCTACTGCGTGCCAGGCACGTTGGCAGCTTTTTCACGCATCACTCCTTAAAATGCTCCCAACCGTCCCGTGAGCTAAGCACCATTTCAGCTGCACCTTACAGAAGCAggaccaggccacagagaggGGAGGCCGGCTTTCCACATCAGTCAGCACCGGAGCGGGCACAGGAGCCCCGGCCGCCCCGCTCCAGCACGGGGTTCTCGGTCACTGGGACTGACGGGCTCTGAGACCCAGCTCTGCGGCCCCTCCTcggcgccccgcccccacccaggaTGCCCCTCCCACAAGTCTCACCTTCACTCCTTTCTTCTTAGTCTGCTCCAAGAAAAACTCGTCCTGGCCAACCAACGGCCTGTCCAGAGGGTCTGTGGAGACAGGCAGGCAACTGCCGGAGGCTTTCCTAGTGTGGGAGAGGGCCGTGgccccctccctccacaccctcCAGATTTCAGAAATGTGGGACTAAAGCTCAGGGGAGGGAAGGACTGATTCTCAGACCCTGAGGGGCCTTGAACACCAGGCAAAACTGAGTCTGGACAGGGTTCACACAGTAGAGGAGACCCCACAACTCAGGAAAGGAAAGCACAAATGGGAAAAGGGAACCCCTTCAAGACATTTGACTCTGCTGGGAGATCGTCAAAGCAATACCCGCAGAGGATCCCCTTAGACACCTTGCTCTTGTACAGTCCACAACACACACAACTGCACGTGGCAGGCCTGTCCCTGTTCACAGGTTAACAGCAGGATCACTCACTGTCCAGGGCCCAGAGGTCGTAGAAGGGCCGCTCGACGGTGTCCTGGGGCCCGGGCTTGGCCTTGGCCACAGGAGGGTTGAGAAGCCGGGCCTGGGCCCTGCGCACCTCTCGGGGCAGCTCGCCCTGCTTCGCCAGCTTCTCCCATAGCTGCTCCTTCCGCCGGAGTTTCTTGGCATTGGGGGCCTGGTGAGCGAGGATGCTGGCCGGGGAGAGACGGCACAGTATGGTGGGTGAGGTGACAGCCCGAAAAGCAGCAGAGCTTCCTTCCAGTCAGTCAGGCTACCCCCACCGTTCAGGCAGCTCCTtccccagcaccccctccccagaaGGCTGTGCCTGGCCTGCCTTTCAGAGACCCCCTCTCCCAAGGTCTGTCCCCAGCACAGGCCTCTCTCCTGAGCCCCAGACTGACCAAGCAATAGCCTTGTCCTAGGCGTCCCCCAAGCACCTCACACCTACCACGTCAAAACCAACCTCAGCATCACCCCAAAACCCACTCCTCCTCCCCTACGCCCATTTCAGGGGCAGCCTGGCTCTCTCCTTGTCAACATCCACCCTCTCCCCCTATGACATTGAACCTCTAGGCCCTGCCTGATGTGCCTCCCAAACATGGCTCCCAaccatcccttcctctctgtccccaaaGCCCCCAGCCAGGTCCAGGCCCATCCTTGCCTGCCCCGGCCCCAGCATCCTGGCAGTCCTTCCAGTCCCCAAAGCCCAAATCTGACCCCACCCTCCCTTCCAAATGACCCTCATCTatcaccccctcccccagaaaTCCTTTAGGACCAGGGTCTGGTGCAAAAGAATGGCATGGAGGTGTTGGGACACTCACTCTTTGGGGGCAGGGACCTTGGATGTGTTCTCAAGGATGAGGTCGACACGAAGGGGTTTCTTGAGAAGCAGTGACTTTTTCTGGAATTTGGTCCTCTTCTTTTTCAGCTCTGGGAGTGGGAGAAAGGAGGAGTCAAGGCCTGGGACTGCCCCACTACCAAGGACTGCCACCGCCCCTGCCCCCCAATTTCAGCTCCATTGGAGCCATGATATGTGCATCTCAAGTCATCCCAGTGCAGACCTGGGAGGTCCCCAGACTGACCCCAGGCTCCCAACTGAGAACAGAGGCCCCCAAGTGTGGGACCCAAGGTGCTCATGCCCTGACCCTCCACCACACCCATGTCCTGAGGACACAGAGGGCGCCACACCCACCACCCCGTACAGGAGGGACTCCCGGACACAGCAGGGAAACAGCCACAGAACAAGGAAGAGATCGGGTGGTCAGGTGTCACTGAGGCCCAGGATGGCCGATTCTCAGCATCGCTTGAGTGCTTTGCTTTTTACTTCTAAAGGCAAACGGTTAAAAGCAAGAACTCTAGAATAAAACGTAGTCAGAACGAAAGCTCTTCTGTGCCTCCAAACTGAGGATGTTAATACCTCCCTCACTGGGCTGTTGTGAAGATGTAATTATTTCAGAAGCACAAAGCACAGGGATGACCTGTGAATGTGAAGGCTCACGATCACTATTCTCTTTGCCCCTGCTGTCTTACTAAAATTGAACCCATAAActgcctctcctctgctcccTAAAGAGACCTGCCACTGGCCAAAACAAGCccttaactattaatacttcctcACCTGTCCACTGGGGCAGGTCCctgacttttcttttctgttcctccGTTAGATCTGCTTGCTTCTGTGAAAGCTGACCTCTCTCATTTACATCTTTTTACCTGCTCATTCGAAGTCTCCTATACCTCAAAGCGGGTCCTCCCATCTTGACTAAAACAGACCCTTCGACTGACCTCCTACAAGCTCAACAGAAAGCTTGTTTTCAGTCCCCTCGCTACAGCGAATCATCTGTTCCtagtttgtttttctatatattgatGTCAACCCTATTACTCATCAAAGTAATCCCTAACTCACTCCCCCACTTGTTTCAGCAGGTCCTGACCCTGAATTTCGGCAAATTAAAGCAAGCAGGTTAAGACTAGTTCCTTATCTGCTCATTAAAGGAGGCTCTCTTGTTCTTACTAACTGAAACACGTCTCATTCCTTCAAGCAAGTCCTTGACTTGCTTTTCTGTATGCCGACAGGAGACCCCCTAACTTATTTCTAATCTACTCATCAAGGTAGACCCCTACCAGGCTTATCTGTGCATAGAAAtcactgagatttaaaaaaaaaaaaaaaatacctgcctTTTTAAAGTTAGCCTCTAGATTGCTTTCTGCCCACTCAAGGTCTTCCTGTTTACATCAAAGCTGATCCTTTTAGCAGGTTGTTTTCCAAACTACGTCTTTAATACAGATCTCAGAGGCTGCAGGCCACAAAAGCCCCTCCTCACCTTTTTGCTTGGAGCCAGTGTCCACGAAGAAGAGCTTTTCGTTGGGGGCCTCTGACACCAAGCCTCTGGGAGATGGAAGCGCAGACGTCAGCCAAAGATGTTGGGGAGGGTACAGGTTTAACCTCACGGGGTCCAGCCTTCCTCTTATGCTCACTCGAGCACCCTCTTCCCGCCATGGGACTCTTCTAGGCTACGGCCTCGTCCCTCAGTTTACAAAACTTAACACTTGAAACACACCAAGCTTTGCTAAATCTAGTAACTCTATCAAgttccccagcctcccaccctgaGTCCGCAGCCCATCCTGTCGAGTCCCACGGTGGGACCTGGGACAGGTCCCTCTCGGCCTCCCGGGAGCACCCCCCAAGCACCCTCTGCCTCGCACCTGGCCGCACAGAACGCGGCCCAGCTCCCGGAAGTCCCGCCCCACGTACCCGCTCGTGCGCTCCTGCAACCGCACGTCCTCCAGGAACTGATCAACCTCCAGCCCCAGTGGCTCCTCAGCGAGCCGCCGCCAGCCCCGCTTCTTATTTCTCGGGCCTCGCCGCCGCCGCCTTAGCGCCGGGTCCACCGAAGTGGGCCGCAGCCCCAGGAAACCGGAATCGGCATTGCTTTTCGAGCAAGGCCTACCACCACCGCCACTGCTTCCTGGCGCCATCTTGCCAAAGGAAGACTTCAGCTGCCGGTGCCCCAGAATCCCCTTTTGGGCGTGCGCGCGCAGACTCCCCACCCTCTCCCGTGACGTACTTCCTGTGCCTCCATCTTGGTAGAGTGGCGAAGGGGCGAGGAGGCCGCCATCTTGGTTAAGGAGAACTAGCTCCTCCCTCCTGCGTTCTTTGCTAGGGGATCTGTAGAGTCCTAGTGGCGGGCGCGGGTCAGAGGTTATTCAGCAAAACACTTTTCCCGGCTGCCCGGGGTCTTTGCTCAAGcggattatttttaaatctctctttttttttttttttctgagacgaGTCTActtctgtcgcccgggctagagtgcagtggcgtcctcatagctccctgcaacctcaaactcctgggctcaagcgatcctcctgcctcagcctcccaagtagctgggactacaggtgcgcgccaccacgccgggctaatttttctatttttagtagagacggggtctcactcttgctcaggctggtctcaactcctgagctcaaacgatcctcttgcctcggcctcccagagagtgTCGTTCgttttcttaaaagagaaaaaatcagaACCGTAAGTGGCACATTCGGCCCAAGACACGTTCCAATCTCAGAACGTTTGTCCTCTCAATCTTCCAATCCTAGAATCTTAGAAATCAAAGAACTTTAGGAATGTCGAAGCTGGAAGCACAGAACGTTATATTTGAGGGATGTTAAAAACATACATTATTAGGACCCTAGAGGCGCAGACTGAGAATCTTTCACGGGCAAGctgcttctctgtgcttcagtttcctcatctgtgaaataaggatGATAATGATATATCTGCCTCATAGATTATTCTGAAGATTAAACGAGGTGATAAGACCGTGTGCCTGGCATCTGAACGTTAGCTATTGTTAACCGCCTCGCCCCCTGAGACTTCATCTTGGAATCCACTCATCTTTGctatttacaaataaggaagGAAACTCCGGGGCCGTCGGGCCCTGGCAACCATCCAAAGAGATCCAGGGCCTCGGAAAGGCCATTCTAGACTCTTAAAggaaagaggcacagagagggcgGGCGCCACACGGTGGCCACACAGTGGAACTCAGCGGGATCCTGCAAGGTGACAAGCCTCAGGGACCTGGGCGCCGACCACCTCGGACAGGCGTCTCGGCGTCCGCCAGGGGGCGCCGGGAGCCGCGAAGCGGGCGCGCGTGGGCGGGAAGCGTGCGCGGCCAGCGTGGCCCGGGGCGCCGGGGTGTGGCCTTGGGTGTGTGCGCGGGACGGGGTGCCGGGCCGAGTCCCCAGGGCGtgagcgcgcgcgcgcgcacggcAGCATCACCTCTTCCCCCGCTAGGCGCCTGTTCGTCCCCCGAGTCACGTGTCCCAGGTGTCCCAGTTGTGTCCCCAGGTTGTGTGAGTGCACGTTGAGAGGCAGGGCggacgcacacacacacaggcgcgCGCGACCCAGGGCTTGGTTCCCAGGCCCCCgcggtgggaggagggagggagggatgtcCCGGAGGGAGGGCCCCAGAGtaacttttctttggaaaatatgcCGGTctggcccccagcccaggcctgagtCACCAGGCTCTGCTGCATTGAGTCACGGACTCCACCCCGCCCCTGATGGCTTGGAGGGGACCCCCCGCACCCCAAGTCCTGCCCAGGGCTCTCCTtccctgggggtggaggtggttGGGGGTGGTTGGTCCCTGTCCCAAAACAGCCTGATTGCGACACAGAAGAAGCCTTGGCTTTATTCGCTCTGTGGGGACTCTATTCTGTTCACAGGCCCCTCCCAGGCGTGGGGTGGGGGTCGATGGTGGGCGTGGGAATCCCAGCGAGCAACCTGGAGGGGGCATCGTCTCCACCCGCTCCGCTCTTCCCCACCTTTCCCATGAGGCCGCCTGCCAGGGGTGGTGAAGGCAGGAAAAGGTGAGGAGGTCCCTTTCCGGATGGGGGGAGGGTTGTAGCACCAAGAACCATCCCCCCCACGACATCCCTGGAAAGGGGCTACCATAAAGGCCTGGAGCCTTTCTACCTGGTAGGACTGTCGGTGGGTGGAGAGGACGGCCACCCgtgggggcccagggcaggctggCACTTCAGTCCAGACGTGGGGGCGGAGGACAGAAGGAGCAaggatgggaggaggaaggggctctTCTGGCTGCTGCAGGATCCTTAGCAGAGAAATGGGTGTGGCCAGGAGTAGGGAGCTTTCCCCAGGGTGGGGTCTGAGGAGGGGTCCATCTGCAGAAGTAGGAGGTTGTGTCTCCCCTCCGAGCCCCCAGTGGTCCCAAGACCTGAGGGCGTGATGGAGTGGGGGGGGTCCTTGCCTGGCTGGGCAGGAGAGGTGAGGCAAGGGGTCCTGCCGGGATCAGCGTGTGTTCCTGTGACTGTGTAGGAGCCCTATCCTGAGAGTGTCAGCTCCGTGAGGGCAGATGTGTGTGTCTCCGGTGCCCAGAACAGGGCCAGGCACATagtagctactcaataaatacttgaatgCACGATGAATGGGTGGATGCCTGTGTCGGTGTCGGCGTGATGTGCCTGAGTATATGTGAGGGTGGAGGTGCGAAGCCTTGTCCCTCCCATGGTCCCCACTAAACGCTT
Coding sequences within:
- the NOP53 gene encoding ribosome biogenesis protein NOP53, whose translation is MAPGSSGGGGRPCSKSNADSGFLGLRPTSVDPALRRRRRGPRNKKRGWRRLAEEPLGLEVDQFLEDVRLQERTSGGLVSEAPNEKLFFVDTGSKQKELKKKRTKFQKKSLLLKKPLRVDLILENTSKVPAPKDILAHQAPNAKKLRRKEQLWEKLAKQGELPREVRRAQARLLNPPVAKAKPGPQDTVERPFYDLWALDNPLDRPLVGQDEFFLEQTKKKGVKRPPRLHTKPSQAPAVEVMPAGASYNPSFEDHQTLLSAAHEVELQRQKEAEKLERQLALPTGEQAATQESTFRELCEGLLEESDGEGEPGEGKSPRVAEAEAGLAPARLATAEKKTEQQRRREKEARRLRAQQAAVRAARLRHQELFRLRGIKAQVARRLAELALRRRRRQAQRLAEADKPRRLGRLKYQAPDIDVQLSSELSDSLRTLKPEGNILRDRFKSFQRRNMIEPRERAKFKRKYKVKLVEKRAFREIQ